In Bacteroides cellulosilyticus, the genomic stretch AAGGTAGATGATATCAGTAACGCAAACAAGTACAATTTTATCTGGAACTAATACTATATTTACAAAATAACAGTATCAGTCCCATACCTTTGCTCTAATGTCTGAATTGATTATATGATTCTATTTTTTCTGTAGTTCATCGCGTACTATCTGCCCCCATTCTTTCACATCCTGATCAGCCCAATCGCCATCAGAAGAAGCTGAGGGGAGAAGCATCGAGCAAGTCTCATTCTTATCCGAAACAGACCACGCTACCCAACTTATGGAACGTTGCTGCATCCAGTCCAGCCAGTTTTGCCACTCTTCTTTATTTACTGCACCGTCGCCACTGGCCTCCATACCGGCACATTCGGATATGAATATTGGAAGCCCTTTGCTCAAAGCATAGTCCGTACGGTCACGCAACCATTGTCCGTGAGTATTGGCATAAAAGTGAACAGTATACATTATATTATTATAGCCGGTAATAGGATTATCTGCCGCCAGGTGAATATCCTGATCCCAATGCGGACAACCTACCAGAATAACAGCCTCCGGTTCTATGGCACGGATGGTTTTGATAATTTCGACAGAGTATGCCTTCACTTGTTCCCAACTATCTTCCACCGGTTCATTAAACACTTCATAAATCACATTAGGGACACCCTTATAACGAGTTGCCATTTGTGCAAAGAATTCCTTGGCTTCTTCCTGACGCAGATTATGGCTATGCCAGTCAATGATTGCATAAACATTATTTTCAATAGCCGCATCCACTACTGTCGTGACACACTTAATGCCAAACTCCGGCTTGTACACATAGCAGGCACTATCCAAGTCCACTCCCATAGAAGCTCGAAGCACCTCCGCCCCCCAATCTCCTGAAAGATAAGCTACGGTAGAAGCATTATAGAAACGAGGCCAAAACTGATGCCA encodes the following:
- a CDS encoding glycoside hydrolase family 5 protein, producing the protein MMNIWKSLLAVCLLTAMFGCGAGASKKANQEGAAKQLPRLCVTGTQLMNEQGDTVVLKGVSYGWHQFWPRFYNASTVAYLSGDWGAEVLRASMGVDLDSACYVYKPEFGIKCVTTVVDAAIENNVYAIIDWHSHNLRQEEAKEFFAQMATRYKGVPNVIYEVFNEPVEDSWEQVKAYSVEIIKTIRAIEPEAVILVGCPHWDQDIHLAADNPITGYNNIMYTVHFYANTHGQWLRDRTDYALSKGLPIFISECAGMEASGDGAVNKEEWQNWLDWMQQRSISWVAWSVSDKNETCSMLLPSASSDGDWADQDVKEWGQIVRDELQKK